Proteins co-encoded in one Prunus persica cultivar Lovell chromosome G6, Prunus_persica_NCBIv2, whole genome shotgun sequence genomic window:
- the LOC18774767 gene encoding fasciclin-like arabinogalactan protein 12, which produces MKMMNQPLFSLTLLLISLSQCTKILAQAPAAAPAAPAAPVAPAAPAAPSITGPAVPSPPADAPASLGPTNITKILEKAGGFNIFIRLLKSTQVDNQLYSQLNNSNSELTILAPTDNGFSQLKTGSLNSLSDEQKVQLLQFHLIPDFLTVQNFQTLSNPVRTQAGDGFEYPLNITTSGRAVNITTGLVNTSISGTVYSDGQLAIYQVDSVLKPYGVFAPKPQPPSPAPAPAQEKPKKTSSDDSPVSQVKSGAVPTLISKLNGVVSIAVSVVAAAALSFL; this is translated from the coding sequence atgaagatgatgaatcaGCCTCTCTTCTCACTTACACTCCTGCTCATCTCCCTCTCCCAATGCACCAAAATCTTAGCCCAAGCCCCTGCTGCTGCCCCAGCTGCCCCAGCTGCCCCAGTTGCCCCGGCTGCCCCTGCTGCCCCATCAATTACCGGGCCGGCAGTGCCATCACCACCAGCCGATGCCCCTGCATCACTAGGCCCAACCAACATCaccaaaatccttgaaaaaGCAGGTGGCTTCAACATCTTTATCCGCCTTTTGAAAAGCACCCAAGTTGATAACCAGCTCTACAGCCAACTCAACAACTCAAACAGTGAACTCACAATTTTAGCGCCAACCGATAATGGCTTCTCACAGCTCAAGACAGGATCACTCAACTCTTTGAGTGATGAGCAAAAAGTCCAGCTGTTACAATTCCATCTGATCCCAGATTTTCTCACAGTCCAAAACTTCCAAACACTCAGCAACCCAGTGAGAACCCAAGCTGGAGATGGATTTGAGTACCCACTAAACATCACCACATCAGGCAGGGCAGTCAACATAACAACAGGTCTTGTCAACACCTCCATTTCAGGCACTGTCTACTCTGATGGCCAATTGGCTATTTACCAAGTTGACAGTGTGCTCAAGCCTTATGGTGTTTTTGCTCCCAAGCCTCAGCCACCTTCACCGGCACCGGCTCCTGCGCAAGAGAAGCCTAAGAAGACGTCATCTGATGACAGTCCTGTTTCTCAAGTGAAGTCTGGTGCTGTGCCTACTCTGATCTCCAAACTTAATGGCGTTGTTtccattgcagtttctgtggTTGCTGCTGCAGCGTTAAGCTTTTTGTGA
- the LOC18774723 gene encoding probable catabolite repression protein creC, with protein MFNNGYNNNNNRNGLNSMSPTSSSTTTTTQTTSSSSSSSAATTNSQTQSLIKAYFKTPEGRYKLHSEKTRPPNLLPYSYAKSISQVTVAQLKDKPSQPALTPSFSTTGVRSAAARLLGGNGGKALSFVGGGGYSKTSNGSSRSSHFGGSNGTHYTNSSSHGGKGFFLVFNVGDTVYISDLNSPDKDPIKSLHFSNSNPVCHAFDSEAKDGHDLLIGLSSGDIYSVSLRQQLQDSGKKLVGAQHYNKEGSVSCSRCTSIAWVPKGNGVFVAAHADGNLYVYEKSKDSAAESSFPVIKDHTQFSVSHSRSSKNNPISRWHICQGSVNSIAYSPDGTYLATVGRDGYLRVFDYSKEQLIFGGKSYYGALLCCAWSPDEKYILTGGEEDLVTVWSMEDRKVVAWGEGHNSWVSGVAFDSYWSPPSSDDTEENIVYRFGSVGQDTKLLLWDLPMDEIVVPLRRSSLGGSPTFSTGSQSSHWDSTCPVGTLQPAPSMRDVPKLSPLVAHCVHSEPLSGLVFTEEAILTASWEGHVKIWKRPGEPESKSNSESLVGASSRDQSLMGKGYTESSKSKPLSESKSNNSKTLLGASSKDQQSLTSKGGVFNFKEMSKSSRLGYLP; from the exons ATGTTCAACAACGgctacaacaacaacaacaacagaaaCGGATTGAACTCGATGTCGCCCACATCATCATCGACAACGACGACGACCCAAACGacgtcgtcttcttcgtcttcctcagcagcaacaacaaatTCCCAAACCCAGTCCCTTATAAAGGCCTATTTCAAAACCCCAGAGGGCCGCTACAAGCTTCACTCGGAGAAGACTCGGCCTCCCAATCTCCTTCCTTATTCGTACGCCAAGTCAATTTCTCAG GTGACCGTAGCCCAGCTCAAGGATAAGCCTAGCCAGCCTGCGCTGACGCCCAGTTTCAGCACCACAGGAGTGAGGTCTGCGGCGGCGAGGCTGCTGGGAGGAAATGGTGGCAAAGCTCTCAGCTTTGTGGGAGGGGGTGGCTATAGCAAAACCAGCAATGGAAGTAGTAGAAGTAGTCATTTTGGAGGGTCTAATGGGACCCATTATACAAATAGTTCCAGTCACGGTGGCAAAGggttctttttggttttcaatGTTGGAGATACTGTTTATATCAGTGACCTCAATTCGCCTGACAAG GATCCTATAAAATCATTGCATTTTAGTAATTCGAATCCGGTGTGTCATGCATTTGATTCTGAAGCCAAGGATGGGCATGACTTGCTTATTGGATTGAGCTCTGGAGATA TTTATTCGGTGTCTTTGAGACAGCAATTGCAAGATTCTGGAAAGAAGCTTGTTGGTGCCCAACATTATAACAAAGAAGGTTCTGTCAGTTGCAG TCGGTGTACCAGTATTGCATGGGTTCCCAAAGGCAACGGTGTTTTTGTTGCTGCTCATGCTGATGGAAACTTGTATGTGTATGAGAAG agtaAGGATAGTGCTGCTGAATCTTCTTTCCCTGTTATAAAGGATCATACTCAATTTTCGGTGTCTCATTCAAGATCCAGTAAG AATAATCCAATTTCCAGATGGCATATTTGCCAAGGTTCAGTAAACAGCATTGCTTACTCACCAGATGGGACATATTTGGCAACAGTTGGTAGAGATG GCTACTTGCGAGTATTTGACTACTCAAAAGAACAACTAATATTCGGTGGCAAGAGTTACTATGGTGCTCTTCTTTGTTGCGCCTggag TCCGGATGAGAAATACATTTTGACTGGAGGGGAAGAGGATCTCGTTACAGTATGGAGCATGGAAGATCGAAAGGTAGTAGCTTGGGGTGAAGGGCACAACTCATGG GTTAGTGGTGTGGCTTTTGACTCATATTGGTCACCACCAAGTTCAGATGACacagaagaaaatattgtCTACCGTTTTGGTTCTGTGGGTCAG GACACAAAATTGCTCCTGTGGGACTTGCCTATGGATGAGATTGTAGTGCCACTTCGCCGGAGTTCACTTGGTGGATCTCCAACGTTCAGCACCGGTAGCCAGTCATCCCATTGGGACAGCACTTGTCCAGTTGGCACTCTTCAACCTGCTCCAAGCATGCGGGACGTTCCAAAGCTCTCCCCACTAGTGGCACACTGCGTTCATTCTGAGCCCCTATCTGGCTTAGTTTTCACAGAGGAAGCAATTCTCACTGCATCTTGGGAAGGGCATGTCAAAATTTGGAAGAGACCAGGCGAACCTGAAAGTAAATCAAACTCAGAATCCCTGGTCGGTGCTAGTTCAAGGGACCAATCCCTCATGGGCAAAGGTTACACAGAATCGTCGAAAAGCAAGCCATTGTCTGAAAGTAAATCGAACAACTCAAAAACCCTGCTAGGTGCTAGTTCAAAGGACCAACAATCACTGACAAGCAAAGGCggtgtttttaatttcaaagaaaTGTCAAAAAGCAGTCGATTGGGATACCTTCCATAG
- the LOC18774921 gene encoding DNA polymerase epsilon subunit C, with product MATPGKATTPKKSKETKKPSSKAITPKKNQETKKPSIKKTTETKKPGTKKTISDKNQTSNGNVSDSDVEEIPSSSSESLKDTKQNGGKITKTPTPKSKQSNKKRKQKQEEEEEVEEKEEMKSYTFPMERVKRIIRSEDSEMRISHDAVFLVNKATEKFLQKFCEDAHACCVKDRKKSLAYKHLSTVVSKRKRYDFLSDYVPEKVKAEDALAKRKLAEAKAD from the exons ATGGCGACGCCCGGAAAGGCCACAACACCAAAGAagagcaaagaaacaaagaagccGAGCAGCAAAGCCATTACACCgaagaaaaaccaagaaacaaagaagccAAGCATCAAGAAAACCACAGAAACAAAGAAGCCCGGCACCAAGAAAACGATCAGCGACAAGAACCAGACCAGCAATGGCAATGTGAGCGACTCCGACGTAGAGGAGATTCCATCGTCGAGCTCCGAGTCCCTGAAAGACACAAAGCAAAATGGGGGTAAAATTACGAAAACGCCCACCCCGAAATCGAAGCAGAGCAACAAGAAACGAAAGcagaagcaagaagaagaagaagaggtcgaagagaaagaggagatgaagtcGTATACGTTTCCGATGGAGCGCGTTAAGAGGATTATCAGAAGCGAAGATTCGGAGATGCGCATTAGCCACGACGCCGTTTTCCTCGTCAACAAAGCCACT GAGAAGTTCCTTCAGAAGTTTTGTGAAGATGCACATGCTTGTTGTGTTAAGGATAGGAAAAAGTCTCTTGCTTACAAGCACCTAT CCACAGTTGTCTCTAAACGAAAGAGATATGACTTTCTTTCAG ATTATGTTCCTGAGAAAGTAAAAGCGGAGGATGCATTGGCAAAGAGAAAATTAGCCGAAGCAAAAGCGGACTAG